The genome window AGTTATGTATGTTGTCTTAAGCACACTACAAGAAAATCCTGAAATCAAACATCTtaccagtgactgcagtgatgTTGACTCCACTGCTTCTGACGttctcaaacacagagaagagagtgaatgtGTATTTAGTTCCAGCAGTGAGAGATGAGACTGTGTGAGTTACTGGTCCACCTCCAACTGGTGCAGTGATGTTTATCTCTGTTCCATTAAACTGGAGAATGAAGCTGACGTTGTTGTTGACTTTATTCCACTGCAGAGTGATACTGGTCTCATTTTGTCCTGCTGATCTGAAGCTGTCTGTGTTGGAAGGAGCTgagatagaaaacaaaaaagaggagcagtgaTCAATTTGATCAAGACAGAGTATTTAGCCACAATCTCGCTccattcatctgctgctctATTTACTGATAtggttgacagaaaaaaaaacattgtccaGTAGCTGCCCCCAAAGCCAGCCAGTGTAAAAAGAACTTACTCCATCTTTAGctctttttgttaaatttaGGCTGTTGCTGCAGATAACTGCTTGCTGTATGTTGTCTTAAGCACACTACAAGGAATTCCTGAAGTCAAATATCTTACCTGTGACTGCAGTGATGTTGACTCCACTGCTTCTGACAtcctcaaacacagagaagagagtgaatgtGTATTTAGTTCCAGCAGTGAGAGATGAGACTGTGTGAGTTACTGGTCCACCTCCAACTGGTGCACGGATGTTTATCTCTGTTCCATTAAACTGGAGAATGAAGCTGACGTTGTTGTTGACTTTATTCCACTGGAGAGTGATACTGGTCTCATCTTGTCCTGCTGATctgaagctgtctgtgtttgaaggagctgagacagaacacaaaaaagagGAGCAATGATCAATTTGATCAAGTCAGAGTACTTAGTCACAAACTCGCTAGattcatctgctgctctttttaTTGATATGGCTGACAGGTAAAAAACATTGTCCAGTAGCTGCCCCCAAAGCTGGTTAGTGTGAAAAAAACTTATTCCATCTTTAGCTATTTCTTGTTAGATTTAACCTGTTGCTGCAGATAACTGCTTGCTCTTCATACTTGTGATTACGACTGCTGAGAGTTATGTATGTTGTCTTAAGCACACTACAAGAAAATCCTGAAATTAAACATCTtaccagtgactgcagtgatgTTGACTCCACTGCTTCTGACGtcctcaaacacagagaagagagtgaatgtGTATTTAGTTCCAGCAGTGAGAGATGAGACTGTGTGCGTTACTGGTCCACTTCCAACTGGTGCAGTGATGTTTATCTCTGTTCCATTAAACTGGAGAATGAAGCTGACGTTGTTGTTGACTTTATTCCACTGCAGAGTGATACTGGTCTCATTTTGTCCTGCTGATctgaagctgtctgtgtttggaggagctgagacagaaaatCAAAGCAATGATCAATTTACTGAAGACATCGCCACCTCCATCGTCTCttgttgtttctgcactatTACAGCTTTTCAGTAACATTCATGTCCAGTAGCTGCCCCCAaggtgagattaaaaaaaaacaacaaaatcttTCAGCCGCATGGTTTTCAATCCAAGCTATTCCTGCTGATAACTGCTTTTGTAATTTGAATTAATGGTCACCAAAAGTTATGGCTGCTGCTGACGAGCATTGACTTGCTTGCCATTGCCACATAACTGGAACCTCATCTGTGAATGATTAGACCGCCATGAAAACATCTTAGTGACAAAATTTTAAACATAACTTCATTTACCTAGAAAGTTATCTTATGCACTATCCTaatacaaaacaacagtgttatCCGTGGTTCACTAGACACTTCTGATTCAAATATCTtaccagtgactgcagtgatgTTGACTCCACTGCTTCTGATGtcctcaaacacagagaagagagtgaatgtGTATTTAGTTCCAGCAGTGAGAGATGAGACTGTGTGAGTTACTGGTCCACCTCCAACTGGTGCACTGATGTTTATCTCTGTTTCATTAAACTGGAGAATGAAGCTGACGTTGTTGTTGACTTTATTCCACTGCAGAGTGATACTGGTCTCATCTTGTCCTGCTGATCTGAAGCTGTCTGTGTTGGAAGGAGCTgagatagaaaacaaaaaagaggagcagtgaTCAATTTGATCCAGACAGAGTATTTAGCCACAATCTCGCTccattcatctgctgctctATTTACTGATAtggttgacagaaaaaaaaacattgtccaGTAGCTGCCCCCAAAGCCGGCCAGTGTAAAAAGAACTTACTCCATCTTTAGctctttttgttaaatttaGGCTGTTGCTGCAGATAACTGCTTGCTGTATGTTGTCTTAAGCACACTACAAGAAATTCCTGAAGTCAAATATCTtaccagtgactgcagtgatgTTGACTCCACTGCTTCTGACGatctcaaacacagagaagagagtgaatgtGTATTTAGTTCCAGCAGTGAGAGATGAGACTGTGTGAGTTACTGGTCCACCTCCAACTGGTGCACTAATGTTTATCTCTGTTCCATTAAACTGGAGAATGAAGCTGACGTTGTTGTTGACTTTATTCCACTGCAGAGTGATACTGGTCTCATTTTGTCCTGCTGATctgaagctgtctgtgtttgaaggagctgagacagaacacaaaaaagagGAGCAATGATCAATTTGATCAAGACAGAGTATTTAGTTACAAACTCGCTtcattcatctgctgctcttttgGTAATATGACTGACAGGTAAGAAACATTGCCCAGAAGCTGAACCCAAGGCCAActagtgtaaaaaaaacttaCTCCATCTTTAGCTATTTCTTGTTAAATTTAACCTGTTGCTGCAGATAACTGCTTGCTCTTCATACTTGTGATTACGACTGCTAAGAGTTATGTATGTTGTCTTAAGCACACTACAAGAAATTCCTGAAGTCAAACATCTtaccagtgactgcagtgatgCTGACTCCACTGCTTCTGACGttctcaaacacagaaaagagagtgaatgtgtATTTAGTTCCAGCAGTGAGAGATGAGACTGTGTGAGTTACTGGTCCACCTCCAACTGGTGCACTGATGTTTATCTCTGTTCCATTAAACTGGAGAATGAAGCTGACGTTGTTGTTGACTTTATTCCACTGCAGAGTGATACTGGTCTCATCTTGGCCTGCTGATCtgaagctgtcagtgtttggAGGAGCTTAGACAGAAAATCAGAGCAATGATCAATTTCACCAAGACAGAGAATCAATTTGCATACTCGCTCCATTTATCTTTTGCTCTTTTGTCAATAATATGGCTGATAGGTAACATCCATCGATCAGTAGCTGCCCAGAAGTTGGAATAATCTAAAAGAAAATGACTACATTGTTAACAACTTCTTGTTGAAGTTGAGCTGTTGCTGCTGATCAACTGCTTGTTTTTGATACTCGCTATTACGACAGCTAAGAGTTAAGGCTGCTTTCAAGTCCATGTAAATGGCTTGTTGTTGGTACATCATGACAAATTAGtgcatgaatgaaaaaagaCGCCTTCAAAATTATCTGTGatacatgcatttaaaaaaagtcattacattTCTAGTATGTTGTCTTATGGAAACTACCAATACAAAACAGCAGTGTGATACTTGGTAAAAAAGACAATCTTATAGTCAAAAATCTtaccagtgactgcagtgatgTTGACTCCACTGCTTCTGACgtgctcaaacacagagaagagagtgaatgtGTATTTAGTTCCAGCAGTGAGAGATGAGACTGTGTGAGTTACTGGTCCACCTCCAACTGGTGCACTAATGTTTATCTCTGTTCCATTAAACTGGAGAATGAAGCTGACGTTGTTGTTGACTTTATTCCACTGCAGAGTGATACTGGTCTCATCTTGTCCTGCTGATCtgaagctgtcagtgtttggaggagctgagacagaacacaaaaaagGGGAGCAGTGATCAATTTGATCAAGACAGAGTATTTAGTTACAAACTCGCTccattcatctgctgctctttttgCCAATATGACTGACAGGTAAGAAACATTGTCCAGTCGCTGAACCCAAAGCCagccagtgtaaaaaaaactcACTCCATCTTTAGCTCTGTTTGTTAAATTTAAGCTGTTGCTGCAGATAACTGCTTGCTGTATGTTGTCTTAAGCACACTACAAGAAATTACTGAAGTCAAATATCTTACCAGTGACTGCAATGACGGTGACTCCACTGCTTCTGACAttctcaaacacagagaagagagtgaatgtGTATTTAGTTCCAGCAGTGAGAGATGAGACTGTGTGAGTTACTGGTCCACCTCCAACTGGTGCACTGATGTTTATCTCTGTTCCATTAAACTGGAGAATGAAGCTGACGTTGTTGTTGACTTTATTCCACTGCAGAGTGATACTGGTCTCATCTTGTTCTGCCGATCTGAAGCTGTCTGTGTTGGAAGGAGCTgagatagaaaacaaaaaagaggagcagtgaTCAATTTGATCTAGCCAGAGTATTTAGCCACAATCTCGCTccattcatctgctgctctttttaCTGATATGGCTGACAGGCAAAAAACATTGTCCAGTAGCTGCCCCCAAAGCTGGTTAGTGTGAAAAAAACTTATTCCATCTTTAGCTATTTCTTGTTAGATTTAACCTGTTGCTGCAGATAACTGCTTGCTCTTCATACTTGTGATTACGACTGCTGAGAGTTATGTATGTTGTCTTAAGCACACTACAAGAAATTCCTGAAGTCAAATATCTTACTTGTGACTGCGGTGATGTTGACTCCACTGCTTCTGACgtgctcaaacacagagaagagagtgaatgtGTATTTAGTTCCAGCAGTGAGAGATGAGACTGTGTGAGTTACTGGTCCACCTCCAACTGGTGCACTAATGTTTATCTCTGTTCCATTAAACTGGAGAATGAAGCTGACGTTGTTGTTGACTTTATTCCACTGCAGAGTGATACTGGTCTCATTTTGTCCTGCTGATCTGAAGCTGTCTGTGTTGGAAGGAGCTgagatagaaaacaaaaaagaggagcagtgaTCAATTTGATCAAGACAGAGTATTTAGCCACAATCTCGCTCCATTCATCTTCTGCTCTATTTACTGATAtggttgacagaaaaaaaacattgtccaGTAGCTGCCCCCAAAGCCAGCCAGTGTAAAAAGAACTTACTCCATCTTTAGctctttttgttaaatttaACTGTGCTGCAGATAACTGCTGCAGATAACTGCTTGCTGTATGTTGTCTTAAGCACACTACAAGAAATTCCTGAAGTCAAACATCTtaccagtgactgcagtgatgTTGACTCCACTGCTTCTGATGtcctcaaacacagagaagagagtgaatgtGTATTTAGTTCCAGCAGTGAGAGATGAGACTGTGTGAGTTACTGGTCCACCTCCAACTGGTGCACTGATGTTTATCTCGGTTCCATTAAACTGGAGAATgaagctgatgttgttgttgactttatTCCACTGCAGAGTGATACTGGTCTCATTTTGTCCTGCTGATctgaagctgtctgtgtttgaaggagctgagatagaaaacaaaaaagaggagcagtgaTCAATTTGATCAAGACAGAGTATTCAGCCACAATCTCGCTccattcatctgctgctctATTTACTGATAtggttgacagaaaaaaaaacattgtccaGTAGCTGCCCCCAAAGCCAGCCAGTGTAAAAAGAACTTACTCCATCTTTAGctctttttgttaaatttaGGCTGTTGCTGCAGATAACTGCTTGCTGTATGTTGTCTTAAGCACACTACAAGAAATTACTGAAGTCAAATATCTtaccagtgactgcagtgatgTTGACTCCACTGCTTCTGACGttctcaaacacagagaagagagtgaatgtGTATTTAGTTCCAGCAGTGAGAGATGAGACTGTGTGAGTTACTGGTCCACCTCCAACTGGTGCACTGATGTTTATCTCCGTTCCATTAAACTGGAGAATgaagctgatgttgttgttgactttatTCCACTGCAGAGTGATACTGGTCTCATCTTGTCCTGCTGATctgaagctgtctgtgtttgaaggagctgagacagaacacaaaaaagagGAGCAATGATCAATTTGATCAAGACAGAGTATTTAGTTACAAACTCGCTccattcatctgctgctctttttgCTAATATGACTGACAGGTAAGAAACATTGCCCAGAAGCTGAACCCAAGGCCAACTAGTGTAAAAAAAACGTACTCCATCTTTAGCTATTTCTTGTTAAATTTAACCTGTTGCTGCAGATAACTGCTTGCTCTTCATACTTGTGATTACGACTGCTAAGAGTTATGTATGTTGTCTTAAGCACACTACAAGAAATTCCTGAAGTCAAACATCTtaccagtgactgcagtgatgTTGACTCCACTGCTTCTGACGttctcaaacacagaaaagagagtgaatgtgtATTTAGTTCCAGCAGTGAGAGATGAGACTGTGTGAGTTACTGGTCCACCTCCAACTGGTGCACTGATGTTTATCTCTGTTCCATTAAACTGGAGAATGAAGCTGACATTGTTGTTGACTTTATTCCACTGCAGAGTGATACTGGTCTCATCTTGGCCTGCTGATctgaagctgtctgtgtttggaggagctgagacagaacacaaaaaagaggagcagtgaTCAATTTGATGAAGACAGAGTATTTAGCCACAATCtcactcattcattcaaacatttatctGTTGCTCTTTTTACTGACAtggctgacagacaaaaaacattgtCCAGTAGCTGCTCCCAAGGCCAGCTAGTGTAAAAACAACTTACTCCATGTTTAACTATTTCTTGTTAAATCTAACCTGTTGCTGTAGATAACTGCTTGCTCTTCAAACCTGCGATTACGACTGTTGAGAGTTATGTATGTTGTCTTAAGGAAACTACAAGAAATTCCTGAAGTCAAATATCTtaccagtgactgcagtgatgTTGACTCCACTGCTTCTGACGtcctcaaacacagagaagagagtgaatgtGTATTTAGTTCCAGCAGTGAGAGATGAGACTGTGTGAGTTACTGGTCCACCTCCAACTGGTGCAGTGATGTTTATCTCGGATCCATTAAACTGGAGAATGAAGCTGACGTTGTTGTTGACTTTATTCCACTGCAGAGTGATACTGGTCTCATCTTGGCCTGCTGATGtgaagctgtctgtgtttgaaggagcttagacagaacacaaaaaaagaggagcagtgaTCAATTTGATCAAGACAGAGTATTTAGGCACAAACTCGCTccattcatctgctgctgttttcgCTAATATGACTGACAGCTAAGAAACATTGTCCAGTAGCTGCCCCAAAGCCGgctggtgtaaaaaaaaaaaaaacttactccATCTTTAGCTCTTTCTTGTTAAATTCAAGTTGTTGCTGCAGATAACTGCTTGCTCTTTATACTTGCAATTAAGCCTGCTGAGAGTTATGTATGTTGTCTTAAGGAAACTAAAAGAAATTCCTGAAGTCAAGCATCTtaccagtgactgcagtgatgTTGACTCCACTGCTTCTGACAttctcaaacacagagaagagagtgaatgtGTATTTAGTTCCAGCAGTGAGAGATGAGACTGTGTGAGTTACTGGTCCACCTCCAACTGGCGCACTGATGTTTATCTCTGTTCCATTAAGCTGGAGAATGAAGCTGACGTTGTTGTTGACTTTATTCCACTGCAGAGTGATACTGGTCTCATCTTGGCCTGCTGATGtgaagctgtctgtgtttggaggagctgagacagaaaaaGTGAAGAGACaaattttgaatgaaaagacagTTATCAGAATAATCTGGATTCCATTCAACAGATCTATATATCAACAATCCACCTCCATCATCTCTTGGTGTTTCTTGAGTATTACAGATATATGTAAATCTATTGTCCAGTCGCTGCCCCCGAggtgacattaaaataaataacatctttaaGTCACACAGTTTTCAATCCAATCTATTCTTTTTGAGAACTGCTTTTGTAATTTGAATTAATGGTCACCAAAAGTTATGGCTGCTCCTGAAGAGCATTGACTTGCTTGCTTTTGCCACATAACTTGAACCTCATCTGTGAATGATTAGGACCGCCATGAAAACATCTTTGTGATACAGATTTAAACATAACTTCATTTCCTAGAAAGTTGTCTTATGCACTAATCTAATATGAAATAACAGTGTTATCCTTGGTTCACAAGACACTTCTGAACCAAACATCTtaccagtgactgcagtgatgTTGACTCCACTGCTTTTGACGttctcaaacacagagaagagagtgaatgtGTATTTAGTTCCAGCAGTGAGAGATGAGACTGTGTGAGTTACTGGTCCACCTCCAACTGGCGCACTGATGTTTATCTCTGTTCCATTAAACTGGAGAATGAAGCTGACGTTGTTGTTGACTTTATTCCACTGCAGAGTGATACTGGTCTCATCTTGTCCTGCTGATctgaagctgtctgtgtttgaaggagctgagacagaacacaaaaaagaggagcagtgaTCAATTTGATGAAGACAGAGTATTTAGCCACAATCtcactcattcattcaaacattcaTCTGTTGCTCTTTTTACTGACAtggctgacagacaaaaaacattgtCCAGTAGCTGCTCCCAAGGCCAGCTAGTGTAAAAACAACTTACTCCATGTTTAACTATTTCTTGTTAAATCTAACCTGTTGCTGTAGATAACTGCTTGCTCTTCAAACCTGCGATTACGACTGCTGAGAGTTATGTATGTTGTCTTAAGGAAACTACAAGAAATTCCTGAAGTCAAGTATCTtaccagtgactgcagtgatgTTGACTCCACTGCTTCTGACAttctcaaacacagagaagagagtgaatgtGTATTTAGTTCCAGCAGTGAGAGATGAGACTGTGTGAGTTACTGGTCCACCTCCAACTGGTGCAGTGATGTTTATCTCTGTTCCATTAAACTGGAGAATGAAGCTGACGTTGTTGTTGACTTTATTCCACTGCAGAGTGATACTGGTCTCATCTTGGCCTGCTGATGtgaagctgtctgtgtttggaggAACTGAGACAAAGAGCAGAACACATAAGACAGAAATCACATAAAATTGGTAGAGCTCTTATTTGAAGCAGTTTGATGCAATGCACATAACGTCCTCTGGTACATCATGTTGACATGCTATGAATGACACAGTGACTGTTCCTAATTCATCCACCTTCACTGGAAATTCAGTTCATCAAATTATCACCATACtcatataaattaaatgtagaaaatactgttttagaTCAATCAGTATTATATTGTACAGCATCAGTCATTTAAGGCTTCTTTGTGGTATGCAACATAgaattttcttctttcttcttatcTTTTATGTTATTGGGTCAATGCCTACAACATCACAAACCTCAATTCAACTTTCGAATCTCACTTTAACCCTAACCTATTTTTCCATGTGAATTTGTTCTTAAATGTATACATATCAGCAAATATATGTCCAGATACCTATTTGCCCATATTTTTCAGAAAATACAGCACTTTtgaaaatcataaaatatatgtacacataacacataacacCAACGGTCTGAATCTAATAATGAACCTCTCCCTATATAGTATATGAGCAGAAATAAGACGCATTACTTGTTTTGAAACAGATGAATGAGAAATTAAGGGCACAGTTTTCATCTGACCACCGTCCCGAGTCATTGAACGATGTGGTGACACACTCCTCTCCACTTAAGTCTGGCTGCCCGATGGCCCAGTGTCGAAACAGAGAGGTGCTTCCATCAGACCACAGTTTTTCCCGGTACAGTCCTATCCACACAAAGCTGCCATCTGCCAGGTTTGTAATGATGctattttctgtctgatttcGTATGCTGAGGGGGAAACAGTAGAGTATACATTTCAAGGATAAGTatcaaagacatgaaaacaaaaagtagaaTGCACAATGCAAAACAATGGTAGTGATTGCTAGAAAGGAACGATATCAAAtggtaatgataataaatgaatagacagagaaatggagggaTTTACAAGTCggaaatgacaaaatacaatTGTACAGAAAATTAGAAAAAGTAAAAGCCTTAAAAATGTCTCACTGCATTTTTGGATCACCTCAATAGTTTTGACCATACAtcaacagacagaaatgatggTTCAGTAGTTTACCTGGCTAGATCAACATAATTCTCCCTGCAGAATCTCTGCGCTTCGGTCCAATTCAGATGTGTGTCGACCTTTACAAAGGATACTGTACCATTTGCTGTACCTGTAAATGTAGTTACAAACAACATCAGCGTATGCAGTGGTATCAGTAAAAGAAAGTATGATCAGGATTCAGTGGGATAAAGTATTGCTCATGTTACCATGAAGTGTCAGTGTCAAGATGCATCTGGAATGCTGTACATTTAGGCAATTCTTAAATCATATGCTTTAAGAGAACTAACCGTTGTAGCACACAAAGGGTTTTACATCGCTGCACTGAGTGTCACCCCATGTGCCAAAGTATGGACTCCCGGTAAAAAGCTCCACACAGTGCTGTTGTCCTCCGAGATTGTTGGGCTGCCCAGTGTCCCAGTTTCTATACTCTGTCTCTCCGGCACCATAGAAGCTGCTGTCATTCAGGgaccatctccagctgtttATCAACTCATCATAAAGACCTATCCAAGCCTCTCCTGTTCAGAAAGAACAGCAGGAATTTAAAGTGCCCGAATAACCCaaaaatcttttaaaactgtaaatcactgttttttacATTCCGTATTATAACATTTTAGAAACACCTGGTTGTTGTTGGGCTGTTGTGTGTGTACTTggttatatatgtatatatgtacaatATGTATTTGTTAGGTAAATGATTCCAATATTGAAAACTTGCCTGTGTAGGACGATGTAGTGCTGATGACGGCAttgacatcagctgtgttttctaTGGTGGCCAGGTCAGTGTAGGTCTGTCTGCAGAAGCTCTGAGCATCAGTCCAATTCAATGGTGTGCTCACAAAGTAGAACTGACGGGTTTGGGCAGAGGCAACATTGACCAGTGCTcctaaaacaaacagctttgaATTACCATGTTATAAGAATGTTGACTTTTTAGTTCTTTTACAGTGAATTTGAAGAGGCACTGTGCATCATGTGGGTTCAACGTTACTGTAGGGTTTTGTGAAGGTTCTTCCTCATTGATGACACTTTTGACCTCTCACATTCAAGCAgtttgacaggaaatgaaaacgTCCCTTTGTCAGTTGCATATTAGTTATGTAATCTATGCCTGCCtcaatttttttcttatattcCTAACATATTTATTCATAGTTTAATACaatacattgtaaaaaaaaaaaaaaaacatctttcccCTCCCCACCATTTCTGTCATGCCATTGACGCCACTGTGTGGAGTTGTGTTGTTTCATGACCAATGCGTAAGCAATTTTTCCACCACAGCTTGAGCCAGATCAAGTTTCAGTCTGTCACAGTAAATCGGAGTTCACTGTTTGCCTCTAATGATAAAACAAGAACCAGTTTGATGGCAAGTGTAGCTGAGCAGAAAGCATGAACTTTTACTTCAAAAgactgtggagggaaaaaaaacaaaagtctgaataaatgaaaaggaaTATCTGTTTGACTGGGGGTATGAATACATTCACAGTGTAAAACATACAGACAGTAAACAACTTCCTCCATCTATTGTATTGTCTATcatttgagggtttttttaattttaattttaattttttttaccacaGTGCCatgatgtatttatgtaaattatgcaattatattaaatatacacattttcacCACTTGGAATTCCTGCCCTGAATAAACCGGACCAGAAATAcatatgtttcattttatgcTTTTTCCTTCCCATAAGTTGTGGTCTTAGctatgaacagaaaaaaaggtagaGTAATCAAACATGAGGCACCAACCTGTGAGGACAAAGATGATCAGCGCATAATCCATAAGTTACAGCTGTgaaaaaaggcatttaaaaaaaaaaaatatatcagaatcagaatcagggTTTTCACCAAGAACAGTGGGTATTCGCATACAGTGAAGCTGAAAAACATGAGAGAGATAAAAAGCAAGCACTGTAGGTCAAGGAGtataaaaagcaaataaaaaaagaacaaatgaaaaat of Acanthopagrus latus isolate v.2019 chromosome 10, fAcaLat1.1, whole genome shotgun sequence contains these proteins:
- the LOC119027860 gene encoding tenascin-X-like isoform X17, encoding MDYALIIFVLTGALVNVASAQTRQFYFVSTPLNWTDAQSFCRQTYTDLATIENTADVNAVISTTSSYTGEAWIGLYDELINSWRWSLNDSSFYGAGETEYRNWDTGQPNNLGGQQHCVELFTGSPYFGTWGDTQCSDVKPFVCYNGTANGTVSFVKVDTHLNWTEAQRFCRENYVDLASIRNQTENSIITNLADGSFVWIGLYREKLWSDGSTSLFRHWAIGQPDLSGEECVTTSFNDSGRWSDENCALNFSFICFKTIPPNTDSFTSAGQDETSITLQWNKVNNNVSFILQFNGTEINITAPVGGGPVTHTVSSLTAGTKYTFTLFSVFENVRSSGVNITAVTAPSNTDSFRSAGQDETSITLQWNKVNNNVSFILQFNGTEINISAPVGGGPVTHTVSSLTAGTKYTFTLFSVFENVKSSGVNITAVTAPPNTDSFTSAGQDETSITLQWNKVNNNVSFILQLNGTEINISAPVGGGPVTHTVSSLTAGTKYTFTLFSVFENVRSSGVNITAVTAPSNTDSFTSAGQDETSITLQWNKVNNNVSFILQFNGSEINITAPVGGGPVTHTVSSLTAGTKYTFTLFSVFEDVRSSGVNITAVTAPPNTDSFRSAGQDETSITLQWNKVNNNVSFILQFNGTEINISAPVGGGPVTHTVSSLTAGTKYTFTLFSVFENVRSSGVNITAVTAPSNTDSFRSAGQDETSITLQWNKVNNNISFILQFNGTEINISAPVGGGPVTHTVSSLTAGTKYTFTLFSVFENVRSSGVNITAVTAPSNTDSFRSAGQNETSITLQWNKVNNNISFILQFNGTEINISAPVGGGPVTHTVSSLTAGTKYTFTLFSVFEDIRSSGVNITAVTAPSNTDSFRSAGQNETSITLQWNKVNNNVSFILQFNGTEINISAPVGGGPVTHTVSSLTAGTKYTFTLFSVFEHVRSSGVNITAVTTPSNTDSFRSAEQDETSITLQWNKVNNNVSFILQFNGTEINISAPVGGGPVTHTVSSLTAGTKYTFTLFSVFENVRSSGVTVIAVTAPPNTDSFRSAGQDETSITLQWNKVNNNVSFILQFNGTEINISAPVGGGPVTHTVSSLTAGTKYTFTLFSVFEHVRSSGVNITAVTAPPNTDSFRSAGQDETSITLQWNKVNNNVSFILQFNGTEINISAPVGGGPVTHTVSSLTAGTKYTFTLFSVFENVRSSGVSITAVTAPSNTDSFRSAGQNETSITLQWNKVNNNVSFILQFNGTEINISAPVGGGPVTHTVSSLTAGTKYTFTLFSVFEIVRSSGVNITAVTAPSNTDSFRSAGQDETSITLQWNKVNNNVSFILQFNETEINISAPVGGGPVTHTVSSLTAGTKYTFTLFSVFEDIRSSGVNITAVTAPPNTDSFRSAGQNETSITLQWNKVNNNVSFILQFNGTEINITAPVGSGPVTHTVSSLTAGTKYTFTLFSVFEDVRSSGVNITAVTAPSNTDSFRSAGQDETSITLQWNKVNNNVSFILQFNGTEINIRAPVGGGPVTHTVSSLTAGTKYTFTLFSVFEDVRSSGVNITAVTAPSNTDSFRSAGQNETSITLQWNKVNNNVSFILQFNGTEINITAPVGGGPVTHTVSSLTAGTKYTFTLFSVFENVRSSGVNITAVTAPPNTDSFTPAGQDETSITLQWNKVNNNVSFILQFNGTEINITAPVGGGPVTHTVSSLTAGTKYTFTLFSVFEDVRSSGVTVIAVTAPSNTDSFRSAGQDETSITLQWNKVNNNVSFILQFNGTEINISAPVGGGPVTHTVSSLTAGTKYTFTLFSVFENVRSSGVNITAVTAPHNVVGLKIKLKSSTQLSDSDIQTLLEEVFRQNGLSPQLFSLMVKSVES